A stretch of the Bordetella genomosp. 8 genome encodes the following:
- a CDS encoding DUF2889 domain-containing protein → MPLPPPQVPRKPLHTRSIRVQGYAREDGLWDIEAELIDVKAYDFVKHEGDTLRAGEPVHHMHLRITIDDAYTIVAAQAVYDAAPYGDHCTAIEDAYRDLVGMNLVKGFRQQVKTRFGRVAGCTHMSELALVLPTAAVQTMAGRRRENPDPGKRPFQLDGCHALSTDGPVVLKYYPKWYTGEIPAEDAASDSSLFSHTT, encoded by the coding sequence ATGCCTTTGCCACCGCCGCAAGTTCCCCGCAAGCCCTTGCACACGCGCTCGATACGCGTGCAGGGCTATGCGCGCGAGGACGGCCTGTGGGACATCGAAGCCGAGCTCATCGACGTCAAGGCCTATGACTTCGTCAAGCACGAAGGCGATACGCTGCGCGCCGGCGAGCCGGTGCATCATATGCACCTGCGGATCACCATCGACGACGCCTATACCATCGTCGCCGCGCAGGCCGTGTACGACGCCGCGCCTTACGGCGATCATTGCACGGCCATCGAAGATGCCTACCGGGACCTGGTGGGCATGAATCTGGTCAAGGGCTTTCGCCAGCAAGTCAAGACGCGTTTCGGGCGCGTGGCGGGCTGTACCCACATGAGCGAACTGGCGCTGGTCCTGCCGACCGCGGCGGTGCAGACCATGGCGGGCAGGCGTCGCGAAAATCCCGACCCGGGCAAGCGGCCGTTCCAGCTGGACGGCTGCCATGCCCTCAGTACCGACGGGCCTGTGGTCCTCAAGTACTACCCCAAGTGGTATACCGGCGAAATTCCCGCCGAGGACGCCGCTTCCGATTCTTCTCTTTTTTCTCATACGACCTGA
- the sucC gene encoding ADP-forming succinate--CoA ligase subunit beta, with translation MKIHEYQGKELLKKFGVTVPRGIPAFSVEEAVSAAEKLGGPVWVVKAQIHAGGRGKGGGVKLARSIEEVRKLSSEILGMQLKTHQTGPEGQKVNRLYIEEGADIQKEYYVSLVTDRATQKVALIASSEGGMDIEEVAHSSPEKIITEYIDPLVGVTAEQAKKVCAAIGMPADSTAQTVDLFQKLYTCYMETDASLVEINPLNRDSKGNIIALDAKFNFDPNALFRHPEIVAYRDLDEEDPAEIEASKFDLAYIQLDGNIGCLVNGAGLAMATMDTIKLFGGEPANFLDVGGGATAEKVTEAFKIMLKNKSVKAILVNIFGGIMRCDVIAEGVMTACKAVNLNVPLVVRMKGTNEELGKKMLAESGLPIISADTMAEAATKVVAAVK, from the coding sequence ATGAAAATCCACGAGTATCAAGGCAAGGAACTGCTGAAGAAATTTGGCGTGACCGTGCCGCGCGGTATTCCCGCCTTCTCCGTCGAAGAAGCCGTTAGCGCGGCGGAAAAACTGGGCGGACCTGTCTGGGTCGTGAAGGCGCAAATCCACGCGGGCGGTCGCGGCAAGGGCGGCGGCGTCAAGCTGGCCCGCTCCATCGAAGAGGTGCGCAAGCTGTCCAGCGAAATCCTGGGTATGCAGTTGAAGACGCACCAGACCGGTCCGGAAGGCCAGAAGGTCAACCGCCTGTACATCGAGGAAGGCGCCGACATCCAGAAGGAATACTACGTGTCGCTGGTCACCGACCGCGCCACGCAGAAGGTCGCCCTGATCGCTTCCAGCGAAGGCGGCATGGACATCGAGGAAGTCGCTCATTCCTCGCCCGAGAAAATCATCACGGAATACATCGACCCGCTGGTCGGCGTGACCGCCGAGCAGGCCAAGAAGGTGTGCGCCGCCATCGGCATGCCGGCCGACTCCACCGCCCAGACCGTGGACCTGTTCCAGAAGCTCTACACCTGCTACATGGAAACGGATGCCTCGCTGGTCGAGATCAATCCCCTGAACCGCGACAGCAAGGGCAACATCATCGCCCTGGACGCCAAGTTCAACTTCGATCCGAACGCGCTGTTCCGCCATCCGGAAATCGTCGCCTACCGCGACCTGGATGAAGAAGATCCCGCCGAAATCGAAGCCAGCAAATTCGACCTGGCCTACATCCAGCTGGACGGCAACATCGGCTGCCTGGTGAACGGCGCCGGCCTGGCCATGGCCACGATGGACACCATCAAGCTGTTCGGCGGCGAGCCGGCCAACTTCCTGGACGTCGGTGGCGGCGCCACGGCGGAAAAGGTGACCGAGGCCTTCAAGATCATGCTCAAGAACAAGAGCGTGAAGGCCATCCTGGTCAACATCTTCGGCGGCATCATGCGCTGCGACGTGATCGCCGAAGGCGTCATGACCGCCTGCAAGGCCGTCAACCTGAACGTTCCGCTGGTCGTCCGCATGAAGGGCACCAACGAAGAACTCGGCAAGAAGATGCTGGCCGAGTCCGGACTGCCCATCATCAGCGCCGACACCATGGCCGAAGCGGCCACCAAAGTCGTTGCCGCCGTCAAATAA
- the sucD gene encoding succinate--CoA ligase subunit alpha yields the protein MSILINKDTKVITQGITGKTGQFHTRMCRDYANGKAAFVAGVNPKKAGEDFEGIPIYASVKEAKADTGATVSVIYVPPAGAAAAIWEAVEAELDLAICITEGIPVRDMLEVRNRMKQKGSKTLLLGPNCPGLITPDEIKIGIMPGHIHRKGRIGIVSRSGTLTYEAVAQVTELGLGQSSAVGIGGDPINGLKHIDVLKLFNDDPETDAVIMIGEIGGPDEVAAAEWAKDNMKKPVVGFIAGVTAPPGKRMGHAGALISGGADTADAKLEVMEACGIRTTRNPSEMGKLLKSVL from the coding sequence ATGTCGATCTTGATCAACAAGGACACTAAAGTCATCACCCAGGGCATCACGGGCAAGACGGGGCAATTCCATACCCGCATGTGCCGTGACTACGCCAATGGCAAGGCCGCCTTCGTGGCCGGCGTGAACCCCAAGAAGGCGGGTGAGGACTTCGAAGGCATTCCCATCTACGCTTCGGTCAAGGAAGCCAAGGCCGATACCGGCGCGACCGTTTCGGTGATCTACGTGCCGCCCGCGGGCGCCGCCGCCGCGATCTGGGAAGCCGTGGAAGCCGAGCTGGACCTGGCCATCTGCATCACCGAAGGCATCCCCGTCCGCGACATGCTGGAAGTGCGCAACCGCATGAAGCAGAAGGGCAGCAAGACCCTGCTGCTGGGTCCGAACTGCCCCGGCCTGATCACGCCGGACGAAATCAAGATCGGGATCATGCCCGGCCACATCCACCGCAAGGGCCGCATCGGCATCGTCAGCCGTTCCGGCACGCTGACCTACGAAGCCGTCGCCCAAGTGACCGAACTGGGCCTGGGCCAGTCGAGCGCCGTCGGTATCGGTGGCGACCCGATCAACGGCCTGAAGCACATCGACGTGCTGAAGCTGTTCAATGACGATCCCGAAACCGATGCCGTCATCATGATCGGCGAAATCGGCGGTCCGGACGAAGTTGCCGCCGCCGAGTGGGCCAAGGACAACATGAAGAAGCCGGTGGTCGGCTTCATCGCCGGCGTTACGGCGCCCCCCGGAAAGCGCATGGGCCACGCCGGCGCGCTGATTTCCGGTGGCGCCGACACGGCGGACGCCAAGCTGGAAGTCATGGAAGCCTGCGGCATCCGTACCACGCGCAACCCGTCCGAGATGGGCAAGCTGCTGAAGTCGGTGCTGTAA
- a CDS encoding TerC family protein has protein sequence MELTQAAFWLALLQIIWVNILLSGDNAVVIALAARSLPPAQQKKAIVIGSAAAIIMRIVLTLVAAKLLLLPWLKLIGAVLLVYIGVSLLKPEEEDDGSAKSHGNLLSAIRTIMIADLVMSLDNVVAVAAAAMGDTTLLVVGLAISIPLVIFGSTLLLKVIERFPVIVWVGAALLGFIAGELLVGDPALHDSVLRLDAALGTTEHNLALMAGACGAILVLILGKVMAARHNPDKNLNRPEQI, from the coding sequence ATGGAATTAACACAAGCCGCTTTCTGGCTCGCGCTTCTGCAAATCATCTGGGTCAATATTCTGCTGTCCGGCGATAACGCCGTGGTGATCGCGCTGGCGGCCCGTTCGCTCCCGCCCGCCCAGCAGAAAAAAGCCATCGTCATCGGTTCCGCCGCGGCGATCATCATGCGTATCGTGTTGACGCTGGTGGCCGCCAAGCTGCTGCTGTTGCCGTGGCTGAAGCTGATCGGCGCCGTGCTCCTGGTGTACATCGGCGTATCGCTGCTGAAGCCGGAGGAAGAAGACGATGGCTCGGCCAAGTCGCATGGCAACCTGCTTTCCGCCATCCGTACCATCATGATCGCCGACCTGGTGATGAGCCTGGACAACGTGGTCGCGGTCGCCGCGGCGGCGATGGGCGACACCACGCTGCTGGTCGTCGGCCTTGCCATCAGCATCCCGCTGGTCATCTTCGGCAGCACGCTGCTCCTGAAAGTGATCGAGCGCTTCCCCGTGATCGTCTGGGTGGGGGCGGCCTTGCTGGGCTTCATCGCCGGGGAATTGCTGGTTGGCGATCCCGCGCTGCACGATTCGGTCCTGCGCCTGGATGCCGCGCTGGGGACGACCGAGCATAATCTCGCCTTGATGGCGGGGGCGTGCGGGGCGATCCTGGTACTCATCCTTGGCAAGGTGATGGCGGCGCGCCATAATCCTGACAAAAATCTTAATCGTCCGGAGCAAATCTGA
- a CDS encoding TerC family protein, whose amino-acid sequence MLEFFQTLSWAAVFQIILIDILLGGDNAVVIALACRNLAPKQRMQGILWGTAGAILLRVVLIAFALTLLNIPFLKVVGGALLVWIGVKLLMPEDGSHDKIKGGGSIVAAIKTIIVADFVMSLDNVIAIAGAAQNADPGHQIGLVVFGLLVSVPIIIWGSTLVLKLIDRYPVVVMFGAGLLGWIAGGMIVTDVVVEGQFGPQPAMVKLGAEIIGALLVVLLGRWLASRKVVSKESLHESA is encoded by the coding sequence GTGCTTGAATTCTTCCAGACGCTCAGTTGGGCGGCCGTTTTCCAGATCATCCTGATCGACATCTTGCTGGGCGGGGACAATGCCGTCGTCATCGCCCTGGCGTGCCGGAACCTGGCGCCCAAGCAACGGATGCAGGGCATCCTGTGGGGCACCGCCGGCGCCATCCTCTTGCGCGTGGTGCTGATCGCCTTTGCGCTCACCCTGTTGAATATTCCCTTCCTGAAGGTGGTCGGGGGCGCACTGCTGGTGTGGATCGGCGTCAAGCTGCTGATGCCGGAAGACGGCTCACACGACAAGATCAAGGGTGGGGGGTCGATCGTGGCGGCCATCAAGACCATCATCGTGGCGGACTTCGTCATGAGCCTGGACAACGTCATCGCGATCGCCGGCGCGGCCCAGAATGCGGATCCGGGCCATCAGATCGGCCTGGTCGTGTTCGGCTTGCTGGTCAGCGTGCCCATCATCATCTGGGGCTCGACCCTGGTGCTGAAGCTGATCGACCGCTATCCGGTGGTCGTCATGTTCGGCGCGGGCCTGCTGGGCTGGATCGCCGGCGGCATGATCGTCACCGACGTGGTTGTCGAAGGTCAATTCGGGCCGCAACCGGCTATGGTTAAATTGGGCGCTGAAATCATCGGCGCGCTGCTCGTCGTTCTCTTGGGACGGTGGCTGGCAAGCCGCAAAGTCGTCTCCAAGGAATCCTTGCATGAGTCTGCGTAA
- the hemC gene encoding hydroxymethylbilane synthase → MSQPSRLIIATRASRLAIWQAEHVRDRLAALYPACSVELLELTTRGDQILDRTLSKVGGKGLFVKELENALLDGRADLAVHSLKDVPIDLQAPFELCTVLERGDPRDALVSNRYASLAELPDGAVVGTSSLRRESLIRERHPNLVVQPLRGNLDTRLAKLDAGGYDAIVLAAAGLERLGLAGRIRALLEVEESLPAAGQGALGIEIHQDRKELRDWLAPLACARTTACANAERAVSRVLGGSCQVPLAAYATVDGDTLHLRAMVSSVDGRRMLRAEASGPVAQAESIGSAAARELLDQGADIILAELSAPG, encoded by the coding sequence GTGTCGCAACCCAGTCGTTTGATCATCGCCACCCGGGCAAGCCGGCTGGCGATCTGGCAGGCGGAGCATGTGCGCGACCGCCTTGCCGCGCTGTACCCGGCTTGTTCGGTGGAGCTCCTGGAGCTGACCACGCGGGGCGACCAGATCCTTGACCGCACGCTCTCCAAGGTGGGCGGCAAGGGCTTGTTCGTCAAGGAGCTGGAAAACGCGTTGCTGGACGGCCGCGCGGACCTGGCGGTGCACTCCCTGAAGGACGTGCCGATCGACCTCCAGGCGCCATTCGAACTCTGCACGGTGCTCGAACGGGGCGATCCCCGCGACGCCCTGGTCTCCAATCGCTACGCCTCGCTGGCCGAATTGCCGGACGGTGCCGTGGTGGGAACGTCCAGCCTGCGCCGCGAATCGCTGATCCGCGAACGTCATCCGAATCTCGTGGTGCAGCCCTTGCGCGGCAATCTGGATACGCGCCTGGCCAAGCTGGATGCCGGCGGCTATGACGCCATCGTCCTGGCCGCGGCCGGCCTGGAGCGCCTGGGGCTGGCGGGCCGCATACGGGCCTTGCTGGAAGTGGAAGAAAGCCTGCCCGCCGCGGGGCAGGGGGCGTTAGGCATCGAAATCCATCAGGATCGCAAAGAGTTGCGGGATTGGCTGGCGCCGCTGGCGTGCGCCAGAACCACGGCTTGCGCGAACGCCGAAAGAGCGGTTTCGCGGGTCTTGGGCGGCTCCTGCCAGGTACCGCTGGCCGCCTACGCCACGGTGGATGGGGATACGCTGCATCTGCGCGCGATGGTGTCCTCGGTCGATGGGCGACGCATGCTGCGCGCCGAAGCGTCGGGCCCTGTTGCGCAGGCAGAGAGCATCGGCTCCGCGGCGGCGCGCGAACTGCTGGACCAAGGCGCCGACATCATCCTGGCCGAACTGTCGGCACCGGGTTGA
- a CDS encoding uroporphyrinogen-III synthase, whose product MQASETRIAILTRPPGRNENLAARLEAAGWEVRTWPALDIEPLPSGAAGIPLPRDFDLAVFVSGNAAAQYLDQLRALGLGAWPPSCVIGAVGPATAARLRDSGSLDGSCEIVHPTVDAPRHDSEALWDLLAARGPIPRRVLLVRGTAGRDWLAEQLRGQGADVHAHAVYRRVPVRWDADALAQLRRWTVAGCHPSWLLTSGASVEAVRANVDRGASPAWWQECRFVLTHPRLVELLGLPPARATTSVRLCAPADDAIFDAFVSG is encoded by the coding sequence GTGCAGGCCAGCGAAACGCGGATCGCCATACTGACGCGTCCTCCGGGGCGTAACGAAAACCTGGCGGCACGCCTGGAAGCGGCGGGGTGGGAAGTGCGCACCTGGCCGGCGCTGGACATAGAGCCATTGCCGTCCGGGGCGGCAGGCATCCCGCTCCCCCGCGACTTCGACCTGGCGGTGTTCGTCAGTGGCAATGCGGCCGCTCAGTATCTGGACCAATTGCGCGCGCTGGGACTGGGCGCCTGGCCGCCCTCGTGCGTCATAGGCGCCGTCGGTCCCGCCACCGCCGCGCGCCTGCGCGACTCTGGCAGCCTGGATGGCTCATGCGAGATCGTGCACCCGACGGTGGATGCGCCGCGCCACGATTCCGAAGCATTGTGGGATCTGCTGGCCGCGCGCGGGCCCATCCCGCGCCGAGTGCTGCTGGTACGCGGTACGGCGGGGCGTGACTGGCTGGCGGAGCAACTGCGCGGCCAGGGCGCCGACGTCCACGCCCACGCCGTCTACCGGCGCGTGCCGGTGCGCTGGGACGCCGACGCGCTGGCGCAGCTGCGGCGCTGGACGGTCGCCGGCTGCCATCCTTCCTGGCTGCTGACCAGCGGCGCCAGTGTCGAGGCCGTGCGCGCGAATGTCGACCGGGGCGCGTCGCCGGCGTGGTGGCAGGAGTGCCGGTTCGTCCTGACCCATCCCCGCCTGGTTGAGCTGCTGGGCCTCCCGCCCGCGCGGGCGACAACGTCGGTCCGCTTGTGCGCGCCGGCGGATGATGCCATCTTTGATGCTTTTGTTTCCGGTTGA
- a CDS encoding uroporphyrinogen-III C-methyltransferase produces MTEKIPATGPAAMPAAPSDPASADVHSTAPKAPPSSPRAPRGARKGGASPLVATLVVVTLLALVLVAALWMQRQQFLAAGREVATRLDSLNTTLGQTRAETRQALGLAQQQSDKVAALESTLQETQSQYTALQQAWQDFNENVSDDVLVNDVDRLLTIADQQLRLGGSVSNAIVAMETAQSRLARAARPRYASLQQTINGDLDRLRAVKTIDVPVQAGRIERLVNLVGKAPLLVPDAVSANNAAPSAPAAPVSADTAPAAAPAQPDVPADAAWWQRWRAEIASWPGRAGSALTHELGDLIRVQRVDEPAALLLSTEQADQLRSTLRQRLLTVQLALLMRQPAIWKSELDTITRTLDTYYDRRSPDTLAALGLTRELSQVQIATPMPDLSDSLGAIAALRADGASSVKGRD; encoded by the coding sequence ATGACAGAAAAGATTCCTGCCACTGGTCCGGCCGCGATGCCGGCCGCCCCCAGCGATCCGGCATCTGCCGACGTCCATTCCACCGCCCCGAAAGCGCCACCATCGAGCCCGCGGGCGCCGCGTGGCGCGCGCAAGGGTGGGGCTTCGCCCCTGGTCGCCACACTGGTTGTCGTGACACTGCTGGCGCTGGTCCTGGTGGCCGCGCTGTGGATGCAGCGACAGCAGTTCCTGGCTGCCGGTCGTGAAGTCGCCACCCGCCTGGACAGCTTGAATACGACGCTGGGTCAGACCCGTGCGGAAACCCGTCAGGCGCTGGGGTTGGCGCAGCAACAAAGCGACAAGGTCGCGGCCCTGGAATCCACGCTGCAGGAAACCCAAAGCCAATACACGGCGCTTCAGCAGGCGTGGCAGGACTTCAATGAAAACGTCAGCGACGACGTTCTGGTCAACGACGTCGATCGCCTCTTGACCATCGCCGATCAGCAACTGCGCCTGGGCGGCAGCGTCAGCAACGCCATCGTCGCGATGGAGACGGCGCAATCCCGCCTGGCGCGCGCGGCGCGCCCGCGCTACGCCAGCCTGCAGCAAACCATCAACGGCGATCTTGACCGCCTGCGCGCGGTGAAGACCATCGACGTGCCAGTCCAGGCAGGCCGCATCGAACGGTTGGTGAACCTGGTCGGCAAGGCGCCCCTGTTGGTGCCGGACGCCGTCTCGGCGAACAATGCCGCGCCCTCGGCCCCGGCGGCGCCGGTGTCCGCGGATACGGCTCCGGCGGCCGCGCCCGCCCAGCCCGACGTTCCGGCCGATGCCGCCTGGTGGCAGCGCTGGCGCGCGGAAATCGCGTCCTGGCCTGGCCGTGCCGGCAGCGCGCTGACGCACGAGCTGGGGGACCTCATCCGCGTGCAGCGGGTCGACGAACCGGCGGCATTGCTGCTGTCCACCGAGCAGGCGGATCAGTTGCGTTCCACGCTGCGCCAACGGTTGTTGACGGTGCAACTGGCGCTGCTGATGCGCCAGCCCGCCATCTGGAAAAGCGAGCTCGATACCATCACCCGCACGCTGGACACCTATTACGACCGCCGCTCGCCCGATACCCTGGCGGCCTTGGGCCTGACGCGCGAGCTTTCCCAGGTGCAGATCGCGACACCCATGCCCGATCTGTCGGACAGCCTGGGGGCGATCGCCGCGTTGCGCGCGGATGGCGCCAGCTCCGTCAAGGGACGGGACTGA
- a CDS encoding heme biosynthesis HemY N-terminal domain-containing protein yields the protein MRAWFWTLLLAVVAVAVAVVLRAHPGNVLLLVWPYRIELSLTLAVLLLVALFVAIYVGLRLLAWLLAIPDRMRAWRGRRAQARDHELLERGWIGLLEGRYAHAEKDLVKLLDQTKARNRRVLAALSAARAAQGLGEFVRRDVMLDRAREAAGSDPGLIEAVATVTADLLLEQGQPGRALEVLAPLQDGGARHLHTLRLLLRAERALGHHERVFTLARGLSRRGALARDDAARIIDVSGAARLRAADGDVWRAIWKDLKAEERLLPDIALAGAAAFEEAGEADEAARILETAIAQGFDPRLLNAYSRCDAQQVPRRLERAEKWLQQRPADPDVLTALGMLCLTGQLWGQAERYLSRAVERRADARTHALLGSLYDRLDRQGDAIRHWRLATAAGIALPVLAADEALPPADTDADPSRVDPESGFLSDAADAPAPASRLVHDPLPDEAPVADYVLDPDARGHARPPLADPAPSSPSPVSAPLAVESPADLEDYFDSAPLPVTRLDDDDPQPAAPTGAAASRRDDIAADTPFKPGGPGNDGKS from the coding sequence ATGCGCGCCTGGTTCTGGACGTTGTTGCTCGCGGTCGTCGCCGTCGCGGTGGCCGTGGTGTTGCGGGCGCACCCCGGCAATGTGTTGCTGCTGGTCTGGCCCTATCGCATCGAACTGTCGCTGACGCTCGCGGTGTTGTTGCTGGTCGCGCTGTTCGTCGCCATTTACGTGGGTTTGCGCTTGCTGGCGTGGCTGCTGGCCATCCCGGATCGCATGCGCGCGTGGCGTGGCCGCCGGGCGCAGGCGCGCGACCACGAACTGTTGGAGCGCGGCTGGATCGGTCTGCTGGAAGGCCGCTACGCGCATGCCGAAAAGGACCTGGTCAAGCTGCTGGACCAGACCAAGGCGCGCAATCGCCGTGTGCTGGCGGCCCTGTCGGCGGCGCGCGCGGCGCAGGGCCTGGGCGAGTTCGTGAGGCGTGACGTCATGCTGGATCGTGCGCGCGAAGCGGCGGGGAGCGACCCCGGGCTGATCGAAGCCGTGGCCACCGTCACCGCGGACCTGCTGCTCGAGCAAGGCCAGCCGGGACGCGCGCTGGAAGTGCTGGCGCCACTCCAGGATGGGGGCGCCCGGCACCTGCATACCTTGCGCCTGTTGCTGCGGGCCGAACGCGCGCTGGGCCATCACGAACGCGTATTCACCCTGGCGCGCGGCCTGTCGCGCCGTGGCGCGCTGGCGCGCGACGACGCCGCGCGCATCATCGACGTATCGGGCGCCGCGCGACTGCGGGCCGCGGATGGCGATGTTTGGCGCGCGATCTGGAAGGATCTCAAGGCCGAAGAACGCCTGCTGCCGGATATCGCGCTGGCGGGCGCGGCCGCCTTCGAAGAGGCCGGGGAAGCCGACGAGGCTGCCCGCATCCTGGAAACGGCCATCGCGCAGGGCTTCGACCCACGCCTGTTGAATGCCTATTCGCGCTGTGACGCGCAGCAGGTTCCGCGCCGTCTGGAGCGCGCCGAAAAATGGCTGCAGCAGCGTCCGGCCGATCCCGACGTGCTGACCGCCCTGGGCATGCTGTGCCTGACCGGCCAGCTTTGGGGCCAGGCGGAACGTTATCTGAGCCGCGCCGTCGAACGGCGCGCCGACGCGCGTACCCATGCGCTGCTGGGCAGCCTGTACGACCGCCTGGATCGACAGGGCGATGCCATCCGGCATTGGCGGCTGGCCACGGCCGCGGGGATCGCGCTACCCGTGCTGGCGGCCGACGAAGCCTTGCCGCCCGCGGATACGGACGCCGACCCCTCGCGCGTGGATCCCGAAAGCGGCTTTCTTTCGGACGCGGCGGATGCACCGGCGCCCGCGAGCAGGCTCGTGCACGATCCGCTGCCCGACGAGGCGCCCGTGGCGGACTATGTGCTCGACCCCGACGCGCGCGGACATGCGCGGCCCCCGCTGGCCGACCCGGCGCCGTCTTCGCCATCCCCCGTGTCCGCGCCGCTTGCGGTTGAATCGCCGGCCGACCTGGAAGACTACTTCGACAGCGCGCCGCTTCCTGTCACCCGCCTGGACGACGATGATCCGCAGCCGGCCGCCCCGACCGGCGCCGCGGCGTCCAGGCGCGACGACATCGCCGCGGATACGCCGTTCAAGCCGGGCGGCCCCGGCAACGACGGCAAGTCCTGA
- the ppa gene encoding inorganic diphosphatase — MSLDRVPPGSKLPDEFNVIIEIPMNADPVKYEVDKDTGAVFVDRFMLTAMHYPCNYGYIPQTLSEDGDPADVLVITPFPIQIGSVIRCRALGVLEMDDESGGDAKLLAVPVDKLYPPYRNIKSYQDLPEEDIRRIQHFFEHYKDLEKGKWVKVKGWKGVDAAHEEITRSAERHAKGGK, encoded by the coding sequence ATGAGTCTCGATCGCGTCCCTCCCGGCTCCAAGCTGCCGGATGAATTCAACGTCATCATCGAAATCCCCATGAATGCGGACCCGGTGAAGTATGAGGTCGACAAGGACACGGGCGCCGTGTTCGTCGACCGCTTCATGCTGACCGCCATGCACTATCCCTGCAATTACGGCTACATCCCGCAGACGCTGTCGGAAGATGGCGACCCCGCCGACGTGCTGGTGATCACCCCGTTTCCCATCCAGATCGGCTCGGTGATCCGCTGCCGCGCCCTGGGCGTCCTGGAAATGGACGACGAATCCGGCGGCGATGCGAAGCTGCTGGCCGTGCCCGTGGACAAGCTTTATCCCCCTTACCGGAACATCAAGTCCTATCAGGACCTGCCTGAAGAAGACATCCGCCGTATCCAGCACTTCTTTGAACATTACAAAGACCTGGAAAAGGGCAAATGGGTGAAGGTCAAGGGCTGGAAGGGCGTCGACGCCGCGCACGAGGAAATCACCCGCAGCGCCGAGCGCCATGCCAAGGGCGGCAAGTAG
- a CDS encoding fumarylacetoacetate hydrolase family protein has translation MDYVLPPQPVMAVPVVGSSALFPVRRVYCVGRNYAEHAKEMGFTGREDPFFFCKPADAIIAVRDGETGKMPYPSKTSNLHYEMELVVAIGKAGKDIPVEKANEHVWGYALGLDMTRRDLQGEAKKLGRPWEVGKAFDQSAPLGPIHPVTKTGIMEKADIWLDVNGTRKQSSNISELIWNIPESIAYLSGLFELQPGDLIFSGTPEGVGAVVKNDLMVGGVAGLGELRVQVV, from the coding sequence ATGGACTATGTTTTGCCCCCTCAGCCCGTCATGGCGGTTCCGGTAGTCGGAAGCAGCGCCTTGTTCCCGGTTCGCCGCGTATATTGCGTTGGACGCAATTACGCTGAGCATGCCAAGGAGATGGGCTTCACCGGACGCGAGGATCCTTTCTTCTTCTGCAAGCCGGCCGATGCGATCATCGCCGTGCGGGATGGCGAAACGGGCAAGATGCCCTATCCCTCCAAGACCTCGAACCTGCACTACGAAATGGAACTGGTCGTCGCCATCGGCAAGGCCGGCAAGGACATCCCGGTCGAAAAGGCGAACGAGCACGTCTGGGGCTATGCGCTGGGCCTGGATATGACGCGTCGCGATCTGCAGGGCGAAGCGAAGAAGCTGGGTCGTCCCTGGGAAGTGGGCAAGGCCTTCGACCAATCGGCTCCCCTGGGTCCCATTCATCCCGTGACCAAGACCGGCATCATGGAAAAGGCCGACATCTGGCTGGACGTGAACGGCACGCGCAAGCAGAGCAGCAACATCAGCGAACTGATCTGGAACATTCCGGAAAGCATCGCGTACCTGTCCGGCCTGTTCGAGTTGCAGCCTGGCGATCTGATCTTCAGCGGCACGCCCGAAGGCGTCGGCGCCGTGGTCAAGAACGACCTGATGGTGGGTGGTGTCGCGGGTCTGGGCGAGTTGCGCGTCCAGGTGGTGTGA
- a CDS encoding entericidin A/B family lipoprotein, whose translation MRSKMMLTTLVVFAMVLAGCNTVAGAGKDLQRAGNAITNAAEK comes from the coding sequence ATGCGCTCGAAGATGATGCTGACGACGTTGGTGGTCTTTGCGATGGTTTTGGCAGGTTGCAATACCGTTGCCGGCGCTGGCAAGGACCTGCAGCGCGCTGGCAACGCCATCACCAACGCCGCGGAGAAGTAA